Proteins encoded together in one Chthoniobacterales bacterium window:
- a CDS encoding transporter substrate-binding domain-containing protein, producing the protein MRFLYAVVGWLLLAAPILSAQTPAKLRVGIFDRPPFAAKTADGQWEGLAVEVWERISAELGLPFEYVETPLDRIVDDAAAGRLDVIVGEMSVSADRARRLEFSQPYLSSPAAVAFLKKDREPRWIEFAEDVMAHGVGTLLLVLLASLLIFSVTLWLVERRVDDSHFGGDAARGFGAALWFAAVTITTVGYGDKTPRSALGRAVVFFWMFIGVVMVSVFTGAVASSLAVARLDGRITQASDLVHYRTGVLDGSLARNVLTSIGVPNYRYPTVEAGLQALDAKQITAFADSELTLRYLVNHDYAGKMLVQPLPTTHLAYAFATRPNFPAAQLRAINIALIGQVERPDWQQTVDRWAGPPAR; encoded by the coding sequence ATGCGGTTCCTTTATGCGGTGGTCGGATGGTTGCTTTTGGCCGCGCCGATTTTGTCGGCGCAGACCCCCGCGAAATTGCGGGTCGGCATTTTCGACCGGCCGCCGTTCGCCGCGAAGACCGCCGACGGCCAATGGGAGGGACTGGCCGTGGAAGTGTGGGAGCGGATCAGCGCCGAGCTGGGCCTGCCTTTTGAATATGTCGAGACGCCGCTCGATCGGATCGTGGACGACGCCGCGGCGGGCCGACTGGACGTGATCGTGGGCGAGATGAGCGTCTCGGCGGATCGAGCCCGACGCCTGGAGTTCAGCCAGCCCTACCTCTCGAGCCCGGCCGCGGTCGCGTTCCTGAAGAAGGACCGCGAGCCGCGCTGGATCGAATTTGCCGAGGACGTGATGGCGCACGGTGTGGGCACGCTGCTGCTCGTGCTGCTCGCGTCGCTGCTCATCTTCAGCGTGACGCTCTGGCTCGTGGAGCGCCGCGTCGACGACTCGCATTTCGGCGGCGACGCCGCGCGGGGATTCGGAGCCGCGCTGTGGTTCGCCGCGGTGACGATCACGACCGTCGGCTATGGCGACAAGACCCCGCGGTCCGCGCTGGGACGCGCCGTCGTGTTTTTCTGGATGTTCATCGGCGTCGTGATGGTGAGCGTCTTCACCGGCGCGGTGGCCTCGAGCCTCGCGGTGGCCCGCCTCGATGGCCGCATTACCCAGGCATCCGATCTCGTCCACTATCGCACCGGCGTGCTCGATGGCTCCCTCGCTCGCAACGTTCTCACGAGCATCGGCGTGCCGAATTACCGATACCCCACCGTCGAAGCCGGCCTGCAGGCGCTCGACGCGAAACAAATCACGGCCTTCGCCGACAGCGAACTCACGCTGCGTTACCTCGTCAATCACGACTACGCCGGCAAAATGCTCGTCCAGCCGCTGCCGACCACGCACCTCGCCTACGCTTTCGCGACCCGGCCGAACTTCCCCGCCGCGCAACTGCGCGCGATCAATATCGCGCTGATCGGGCAGGTCGAGCGGCCGGACTGGCAGCAAACCGTCGATCGCTGGGCCGGGCCGCCGGCCCGGTAA
- a CDS encoding FKBP-type peptidyl-prolyl cis-trans isomerase, translating to MAQTALEKGEAFLAENAGKEGVKTTSSGLQYQVLTEGSGKTPKPTDTVVVHYRGTTIDGKEFDSSYSRGTPAEFPLNRVIPGWTEGVGLMKEGAKYRFFIPSKLAYGSRGAGSAIGPDETLIFDVELIKVR from the coding sequence ATGGCTCAAACCGCACTCGAAAAAGGCGAAGCGTTCCTCGCCGAAAACGCCGGAAAGGAGGGCGTCAAAACCACGTCCTCCGGTCTCCAATACCAGGTCCTCACCGAAGGCTCGGGCAAGACCCCGAAGCCGACTGACACGGTGGTCGTGCATTATCGCGGCACGACGATCGACGGAAAGGAATTCGACAGCTCCTACAGCCGCGGCACGCCGGCGGAGTTCCCGCTCAATCGCGTGATCCCGGGCTGGACCGAAGGTGTCGGCCTGATGAAAGAGGGCGCGAAATACCGGTTCTTCATCCCGTCGAAGCTCGCCTACGGCTCTCGCGGCGCCGGCTCGGCGATCGGGCCCGACGAGACGCTGATCTTCGACGTCGAGTTGATCAAAGTGCGCTGA
- a CDS encoding DEAD/DEAH box helicase: protein MAGWPVFKQAQAIHAAGRVVEATYEPPLLKGRLVEGDRQFLCGLQLRNSIDVENLCPCRDSRQRGIICAHSVAVGLQVLKPRTAREEIQSSKSKAPNSPAATAETPVVSLSLEGSLRHLEADIKFSYATPGVANPAAEAAILTELVEAGFRDFKGRAALQGEENVVKFFAATLPRWRAKWKVDEGERFTHVTRDLVRIEPQFAIREAGDGWLDVQIHHTAGKDALLSHADLARLLQSGQPHLKLRSGKIAVADPALAADLEEVLRDCNPRQERGAYRINPQFRAYLESSITQWRGAEADGRPALAAKDLGPLREKLRPYQIEGALWLLERARAGRGGLIADEMGLGKTVQALAMLEALGAGPALVVCPSSLVWNWKREAAHFLPGIPVLTIDGPDREKRFAAIPDHRLVITSYALLRRDIERYRGLVFSAALLDEAQHIKNPDSQNAKAAGAIRAGCRFILTGTPVENSVRDLWSLFEFLLPGYLGERGDFRDRYETPLLNGAGGEIWSRLSRRIAPYLLRRRKQDVLTDLPDKIEQVLEVELTDAQRATYAKLQEAARSQVDQLRDRGQAGAARMRVLTALLRLRQACCDLRLLGASGEDVVVSAKIGALRELLGEAIDGGHRVLVFSQFTSMLDLIERALEADGISFCRLDGSTKDRQAVVEKFQGDATIPVFLISLKAGGVGLNLTAADTVIHFDPWWNPAVEAQATDRAHRIGQKSVVTAIKLIARGTIEERVLALQNRKRELLSGTVDAEAALAQLDADDLAELVG, encoded by the coding sequence ATGGCCGGATGGCCTGTGTTCAAGCAGGCGCAGGCGATTCATGCCGCCGGCCGGGTCGTCGAGGCGACCTACGAGCCGCCGTTGCTGAAGGGCCGATTGGTCGAGGGCGACAGGCAATTCCTCTGCGGGCTGCAGCTCCGCAATTCCATCGATGTGGAGAACCTCTGCCCGTGTCGCGACTCGCGACAGCGCGGCATCATCTGCGCGCATTCCGTCGCCGTCGGCCTGCAGGTGCTCAAGCCCCGGACAGCCCGCGAGGAAATCCAGAGTTCAAAATCCAAAGCTCCCAATTCCCCGGCGGCCACCGCCGAGACGCCCGTGGTCTCGCTCTCGCTGGAGGGCTCCCTGCGCCACCTCGAGGCAGATATTAAGTTTTCCTACGCCACGCCTGGCGTGGCGAATCCCGCGGCCGAGGCGGCGATCCTCACCGAGCTGGTCGAGGCGGGATTCCGCGATTTCAAGGGCCGCGCCGCGCTGCAGGGCGAAGAAAACGTCGTCAAGTTCTTCGCGGCGACGCTGCCCCGGTGGCGCGCGAAGTGGAAGGTGGACGAGGGCGAGCGGTTCACGCACGTCACCCGTGACCTCGTGCGAATCGAGCCGCAGTTCGCGATTCGCGAGGCCGGCGACGGCTGGCTCGACGTGCAGATTCATCACACTGCGGGCAAGGATGCCCTGCTCTCGCACGCGGATCTCGCGCGGTTGCTGCAGAGCGGCCAGCCGCACCTGAAGCTCAGGAGCGGGAAGATCGCCGTGGCCGATCCCGCCCTAGCGGCCGATCTCGAGGAGGTGCTCCGCGATTGCAATCCCCGGCAGGAACGCGGCGCCTACCGGATCAATCCGCAGTTTCGCGCCTATCTCGAGTCGAGCATCACGCAATGGCGAGGCGCCGAAGCCGATGGCCGGCCTGCCCTTGCCGCGAAGGATCTCGGCCCGCTCCGCGAAAAGCTGCGTCCGTATCAGATCGAGGGTGCGCTCTGGTTGCTCGAGCGGGCGCGAGCGGGGCGTGGCGGATTGATCGCCGACGAGATGGGCCTCGGCAAGACCGTGCAGGCGCTGGCGATGCTCGAGGCGCTCGGCGCGGGGCCTGCTCTGGTCGTATGTCCGTCCTCGCTCGTGTGGAACTGGAAGCGGGAAGCCGCGCACTTTCTCCCCGGCATCCCCGTGCTGACGATCGACGGGCCCGACCGCGAGAAGCGCTTTGCCGCGATTCCCGATCATCGCCTCGTCATCACGAGCTATGCGCTGCTGCGGCGCGATATCGAACGTTACCGCGGCCTCGTGTTCTCCGCCGCGCTGCTCGACGAGGCCCAGCACATCAAGAATCCCGACAGCCAGAATGCGAAGGCCGCGGGCGCCATCCGCGCCGGGTGCCGATTCATCCTCACTGGGACGCCGGTCGAGAATTCCGTGCGCGATCTGTGGTCGCTCTTCGAGTTCCTGCTGCCGGGCTATCTCGGCGAGCGCGGCGATTTCCGCGACCGTTACGAGACGCCGCTGTTGAATGGCGCCGGCGGCGAGATCTGGTCGAGACTCTCGCGCCGCATCGCGCCGTATCTCCTGCGGCGGCGCAAGCAGGACGTCCTCACCGACCTGCCCGACAAGATCGAGCAGGTGCTCGAGGTCGAGCTGACCGATGCCCAGCGCGCGACCTACGCGAAGCTCCAGGAGGCCGCGCGTTCGCAGGTGGATCAGCTTCGCGACCGTGGTCAGGCCGGGGCGGCTCGCATGCGGGTGCTCACGGCGTTGCTGCGGCTGCGGCAGGCATGCTGCGACCTGCGATTGCTGGGGGCGAGCGGCGAGGATGTGGTCGTCTCGGCGAAGATCGGCGCGTTGCGCGAGTTGCTGGGCGAGGCGATCGACGGCGGGCATCGCGTGCTCGTCTTCAGCCAGTTCACGAGCATGCTCGATCTCATCGAGCGGGCGCTCGAGGCCGATGGCATCAGCTTTTGCCGGCTGGATGGCTCCACGAAGGACCGCCAGGCCGTCGTGGAAAAATTCCAAGGCGATGCGACGATTCCGGTCTTCCTCATCAGTCTCAAGGCCGGCGGCGTGGGCCTCAATCTCACCGCCGCCGACACGGTGATTCATTTCGATCCGTGGTGGAATCCCGCTGTCGAGGCGCAGGCGACCGATCGCGCCCACCGCATCGGCCAGAAGAGCGTTGTCACGGCGATCAAGCTGATCGCCCGTGGCACGATCGAGGAGCGCGTGCTGGCGCTCCAGAATCGCAAGCGGGAACTGCTCAGCGGCACCGTGGACGCCGAGGCGGCGCTCGCCCAGCTCGATGCGGACGATCTTGCGGAATTGGTGGGCTAG
- a CDS encoding aminotransferase class I/II-fold pyridoxal phosphate-dependent enzyme yields the protein MPPIAHQHVLDLVAYEPGKPVEELAREMGLAPADIIKLASNENPLGPSPKAIAAMGAALERAHFYPDGGGWALRNAIAEKLGLERANVVLGNGSNEIIEFLGHAFLKPGDEVVTAKHAFAVYSLMAQLFGAKTVEMPDPGYTHDLE from the coding sequence ATGCCACCGATCGCTCATCAGCACGTTCTCGATCTTGTCGCCTACGAACCGGGCAAGCCCGTGGAGGAACTCGCCCGCGAAATGGGCCTGGCTCCCGCCGACATCATCAAGCTCGCGTCGAACGAAAACCCGCTTGGGCCCTCGCCCAAGGCCATTGCCGCCATGGGCGCCGCCCTCGAGCGCGCGCATTTCTATCCCGACGGAGGCGGCTGGGCGCTCCGCAACGCTATCGCCGAAAAGCTCGGCCTCGAGCGCGCAAACGTGGTGCTCGGCAACGGCTCGAACGAGATTATCGAGTTTCTCGGCCACGCTTTCTTGAAGCCCGGCGACGAAGTCGTCACCGCGAAGCATGCCTTTGCCGTCTACTCGCTCATGGCGCAGCTCTTCGGCGCGAAGACGGTCGAGATGCCCGATCCCGGCTATACGCACGATCTCGAGG
- a CDS encoding metallophosphoesterase family protein → MKIAVIADTHGRFPESVAEAIGSADEIWHLGDFCNLATLAAVQRIGRPFYAVLGNNDFGLDLPESLRLERGGFSFLLIHIPPSPSRIGGVDFLIHGHTHVPRDERIGTTRVLNPGTIGKPNKGAPPAYAWLEIDEASGRVDWRIVRI, encoded by the coding sequence ATGAAGATCGCCGTCATTGCCGACACCCATGGCCGATTTCCCGAATCGGTTGCCGAGGCCATCGGTTCCGCCGATGAGATCTGGCATCTCGGCGATTTCTGCAACCTGGCGACGCTGGCCGCGGTGCAGCGCATCGGGCGACCGTTTTACGCGGTGCTCGGCAACAATGATTTCGGCCTCGATCTGCCGGAGTCGCTGCGGCTCGAGCGCGGCGGCTTCTCGTTCCTGCTGATTCACATTCCACCGTCGCCGTCGCGGATCGGAGGCGTCGATTTTCTCATTCACGGCCACACGCATGTCCCGAGGGACGAAAGAATCGGGACGACCCGCGTGCTGAATCCCGGGACGATCGGCAAGCCAAACAAGGGCGCGCCGCCGGCCTACGCGTGGCTCGAGATCGATGAGGCGTCCGGGCGCGTGGACTGGCGCATCGTGCGGATATGA